The following are encoded together in the Tetrapisispora phaffii CBS 4417 chromosome 5, complete genome genome:
- the DBP3 gene encoding RNA-dependent ATPase DBP3 (similar to Saccharomyces cerevisiae DBP3 (YGL078C); ancestral locus Anc_6.204) has product MSKDELKIQKRKNEDDVVVDKKKHKKDKKDRKSKKDKRDKKEKKSKKHDETETVDEATEENSTPVSVNSNGSYTQSDDLTNVPQSEIDTFYEENEVTVDDNGSSKLRPLLSFNHVKLNKKIQDEISKFPKPTPIQSVSWPYLLTGRDVIGVAETGSGKTFAFGVPAINNLVDANGQLKYKKGIQVLVISPTRELASQTFDNLVILTDKLGLHCCCVYGGVPKDPQRTQLKVSQVVVATPGRLLDLLQEGSVDLSNVNYLVLDEADRMLEKGFEEDIKNIIRETASVGRQTLMFTATWPKEVRELASTFMERPVKVSIGNRDELTANKRITQIVEVIDPFKKDRKLLDLLKKYHSGPKKDEKVLIFALYKKEASRVERNLQYNGYQVAAIHGDLSQQQRTQALNEFKSGKCNLLLATDVAARGLDIPNVKTVINLTFPLTVEDYVHRIGRTGRAGQTGTAHTLFTEQEKHLAGGLVNILNGANQPVPEELKKFGTHTKKKEHSAYGAFFKNVDMNAKPKKITFD; this is encoded by the coding sequence ATGTCCAAAGACGAGTTAAAAATCcaaaagagaaagaatgaagatgatgttGTAGTGGATAAGAAAAAGCACAAGAAAGATAAGAAGGACAGGAAGAGTAAGAAGGATAAGAGAGATAAGAAggaaaaaaaaagtaagaAGCACGATGAAACCGAAACTGTTGATGAAGCTACTGAAGAAAATTCTACTCCAGTCTCTGTCAATTCCAATGGTTCTTACACACAAAGTGATGACTTGACTAATGTTCCTCAATCCGAAATCGACACTTTCTATGAGGAAAATGAAGTGACCGTCGATGACAACGGTTCATCGAAACTACGTCCTCTATTGTCATTTAATCATGTCAAATTAAACAAGAAGATTCAAGATGAAATCTCTAAATTTCCTAAACCAACTCCTATTCAATCTGTATCATGGCCATATTTATTAACCGGTAGAGATGTCATTGGTGTTGCAGAAACTGGTTCCGGTAAAACTTTTGCTTTCGGTGTTCCAGCTATTAACAATCTTGTTGATGCCAATGGCCAATTAAAATACAAGAAAGGTATTCAAGTTTTAGTCATTTCTCCAACCAGAGAATTAGCATCTCAAACTTTCGATAACTTGGTTATCTTGACGGATAAGTTAGGATTGCATTGTTGTTGCGTCTATGGTGGTGTTCCAAAGGACCCACAAAGAACACAATTGAAAGTATCTCAAGTCGTCGTTGCTACTCCTGGTAGATTATTAGATCTTCTTCAAGAAGGTTCAGTTGATCTATCTAATGTTAACTATTTAGTGTTGGACGAAGCTGACAGAATGTTGGAAAAAGGTTTCGAAGAAGATATCAAAAACATCATCAGAGAAACTGCATCTGTAGGAAGACAAACATTAATGTTCACCGCCACTTGGCCAAAGGAAGTTCGTGAACTAGCATCAACTTTCATGGAAAGACCAGTTAAAGTATCTATAGGTAACAGAGATGAATTAACTGCTAACAAAAGAATTACCCAAATTGTTGAAGTCATTGATCCATTCAAGAAGGACAGAAAGCTATTAGActtattgaagaaatatcaCAGTGGTCCAAAGAAGGACGAAAAAGTTCTGATTTTTGCTTTGTACAAGAAGGAAGCTTCCCGTGTGGAAAGAAACTTACAATACAATGGTTATCAAGTTGCTGCCATTCATGGTGATTTATCCCAACAACAAAGAACACAAGCATTAAACGAATTCAAGAGCGGTAAGTGTAATCTGCTTCTAGCAACCGATGTTGCTGCTAGAGGTTTAGACATTCCAAATGTTAAAACTGTCATCAACTTAACTTTCCCACTTACTGTTGAGGATTATGTCCATAGAATTGGTAGAACTGGTAGAGCTGGTCAGACCGGTACTGCTCACACATTATTCACTGAACAAGAAAAACATTTAGCTGGTGGTTTAGTTAACATATTGAACGGTGCTAATCAACCAGTTCCTGAAGAACTAAAGAAATTTGGTACTCACACAAAAAAGAAGGAACACAGCGCATATGGTGctttcttcaaaaatgtTGACATGAACGCTAAACCAAAAAAGATCACTTTCGATTAA
- the OXR1 gene encoding Oxr1p (similar to Saccharomyces cerevisiae OXR1 (YPL196W); ancestral locus Anc_6.203), translating to MLYDMKNAINRLKSSFSQSETSSLSSNSSLSKTNKDEDKIDSSWMNDDEMLCLPSVKLNGYSPSTKKRLLTPDMCDELRTLMPSRIQLYTEWNLLYSLEQHGASLHSLYDNVKPESKTPMRVGYIIVVKDKLNGIFGAYSNEYFHPTDARRYYGNGECFLWRMDKVPSPTFNSKNNDDLKSTTNNNYETNNNNNNNNNNNNNNNNNNNNNNNDDDDDDDVEELERECKWHFRGYPVTGLNEFAIYCTSTFLSMGAGDGHYGFWLDDRLLNGVSDPSLTYGNDVLSKEGNKFHIFGVEVWRVG from the coding sequence ATGTTATATGATATGAAGAACGCAATAAATAGATTGAAGAGTTCATTTTCTCAATCTGAAACCTCGTCACTCTCATCTAATAGTTCACTTTCCAAAACTaataaagatgaagataaaatagATAGTAGTTGGAtgaatgatgatgaaatgTTATGTCTACCGTCAGTCAAATTAAATGGTTATTCACCCAGTACGAAAAAAAGACTGTTAACTCCAGATATGTGCGATGAATTAAGAACTTTGATGCCCAGTAGAATACAACTTTATACTGAGTGGAACTTACTTTATAGTCTAGAGCAACATGGTGCATCATTACATTCATTATATGATAACGTTAAACCTGAAAGTAAAACTCCTATGAGAGTAGGATACATAATAGTAGTAAAAGATAAACTAAATGGGATTTTTGGTGCCTACtctaatgaatattttcatcCAACTGATGCAAGACGATATTATGGGAATGGTGAATGTTTTCTTTGGAGAATGGATAAAGTACCATCCCCGACTTTTAATAgcaaaaataatgatgatttaaaaaGTACTACAAACAATAATTATGAgactaataataataataataataataataataataataataataataataataataataataataataataatgatgatgatgatgatgatgatgttgAGGAACTTGAAAGAGAATGTAAATGGCATTTTAGAGGATATCCAGTTACTGGATTGAATGAGTTTGCTATATATTGTACATCCACATTTTTATCAATGGGTGCAGGTGATGGACATTACGGATTCTGGTTAGATGATCGATTGTTAAATGGTGTATCCGATCCGTCGTTAACATATGGCAATGACGTACTGAGTAAAGAGGGAAACAAATTCCATATTTTTGGGGTGGAGGTCTGGAGAGTTGGTTGA
- the MPC1 gene encoding pyruvate transporter MPC1 (similar to Saccharomyces cerevisiae YGL080W; ancestral locus Anc_6.199), which produces MSQKVQQAATRSLMQKYINKETLKYVFTTHFWGPVSNFGIPIAAIYDLKKDPTLISGPMTGALVMYSGVFMKYALAVTPKNYLLFGCHIINESAQLVQGCRFINYNYFKTDEEKLAIQESYAKAEREQELKKLELAAKKP; this is translated from the coding sequence atgtCACAAAAAGTTCAACAAGCAGCTACACGTTCGTTGATGCAAAAATACATTAATAAGGAGACACTTAAATATGTATTCACTACACATTTTTGGGGGCCTGTATCGAACTTTGGTATACCAATTGCTGCTATATAcgatttaaaaaaagacCCGACATTAATTTCAGGTCCTATGACTGGTGCATTAGTAATGTATTCGGGTGTATTTATGAAGTATGCATTAGCAGTGACTCCAAAGAATTATCTGTTATTTGGATGTCATATCATTAATGAGTCAGCACAATTAGTTCAAGGTTGtagatttattaattataattatttcaaaacagatgaagaaaaactTGCAATCCAAGAATCTTATGCTAAAGCTGAAAGAGAACAAGAATTAAAGAAACTAGAACTTGCAGCCAAGAAACCATAa
- the TPHA0E02440 gene encoding uncharacterized protein (similar to Saccharomyces cerevisiae YGL081W; ancestral locus Anc_6.196), with protein MLDIRQRIFDLNESRRDAGVIEIIGRASDRIESRNSDTNNFYFNDRFLSRNHASLCIKLLQPTLSDTSVVDQFRIFVTDLDSSYGIVDLYCNDQKQDVIDIKNGEYFGLIDLKNNESDSRILYKLRCRVVIFQDPLSKGYICQLEVENLVNEDDIVSLSDSYELSDSSVNEKIVADFNEARLGDNLFDTRSEREEDEISISYSKVSNDLDPDSSNLSSFENIIYSDTRTSESGSEELSPSPETVDDCFETRSELIDEKYSVVSLHAEDRQEYPKNNDFVILDTSKISKKGSQSIDPIITYPANNFTADIDISGTDEIIQDSVPAVTSNITSPCTIYDDKFNHNYSKHKSSKRSLQPEFQEINLRKICSPIKKRKKINAITKTLRSKKELIICGLVGLAVGSIGTFGLLIAVANKLEQNQKLD; from the coding sequence atGTTAGACATTAGGCAACgtatttttgatttgaatGAATCGAGGCGTGACGCTGGTGTCATTGAGATTATTGGACGTGCTAGTGACAGGATCGAATCAAGAAACTCTGatactaataatttttatttcaatgatCGATTTTTGTCAAGAAATCATGCATCGTTATGTATAAAATTGTTGCAACCTACATTATCTGACACTTCTGTCGTCGACCAATTTAGGATATTTGTAACTGATTTAGATAGCTCTTATGGTATCGTTGATCTTTACTGCAATGATCAAAAACAAGATGTGATCGATATAAAGAATGGTGAATATTTTGGTTTGAttgatttaaagaataatgAAAGCGATTCTCGTATTCTTTACAAGCTACGGTGCCGTGTGGTTATCTTTCAAGATCCGTTGTCGAAGGGTTATATTTGTCAACTTGAAGTGGAAAATTTAGTCAATGAGGACGATATTGTAAGTTTAAGTGATAGTTACGAACTTAGTGATTCTTCTGTCAACGAGAAAATTGTTGCTGACTTTAATGAGGCGCGACTTGGAGATAACTTATTCGACACGAGAAGTGaaagagaagaagatgagATATCTATAAGTTATTCTAAGGTAAGTAACGATTTAGATCCAGATAGTTCTAACCTGTCaagttttgaaaatattatatattctgACACTAGAACTTCAGAAAGTGGTTCTGAAGAGTTAAGCCCAAGCCCTGAAACTGTTGATGATTGTTTTGAAACCAGATCGGAGTTGATTGATGAGAAGTATAGTGTCGTTTCTTTACATGCAGAAGATCGACAAGAATATCCAAAGAATAAtgattttgtaattttggATACTTCAAAGATCTCAAAAAAAGGATCACAAAGTATTGACCCAATAATTACATATCCTGCTAATAATTTTACTGCCgatattgatatatcaGGGACTGACGAAATCATTCAAGACAGTGTGCCAGCTGTGACTTCTAACATCACTTCCCCGTGCACTATTTatgatgataaatttaatcaCAATTATTCGAAACATAAATCCAGTAAAAGATCACTGCAACCAGAATTTCAAGAGATTAActtaagaaaaatatgcAGTCcaataaagaaaagaaaaaagattaaTGCGATTACTAAAACGCTCAGGagtaaaaaagaattaataatatgtGGGCTAGTAGGTTTGGCTGTTGGATCGATAGGAACCTTTGGATTATTAATTGCAGTCGCAAATAAGTTAgaacaaaatcaaaaactGGATTAA
- the SEC15 gene encoding Rab GTPase-binding exocyst subunit SEC15 (similar to Saccharomyces cerevisiae SEC15 (YGL233W); ancestral locus Anc_3.554) codes for MTQDNQTDISSGLQQVILSTSVVGKNNREKELQYRKIDKIQDFNDVSDGRSIDDFFELDSLTFDKWVPLLRKSIEAEQLHPLVDNLYNSIDDHFEGLETQLLQDAQISDKLKTSIPQISNIQDIIEGSLSADISNLQNALTKSTTEVILKKEVYLNNKKISSKVKETSILISKVLRILELANNCQDLIIEKNFFKALQNIETLEQIYLQEFKNYNFQFLNEIYGSIPFLKSSIKDECVNLIKNSFNLNLGKNLLTVGDQFFQVYRDELLPVWIEVKDTMKLGNFKFNSPIEISLRDQNITSKLNLSNFFDLDEFHDSILIFQKLNEFDYLFTELTTEYAFRKNKIIHPLSWKNATNGISNTPGSSGNTGNANNSGNSEAFQKLLSVKFLKEYFLKLLGFLLYDINLNRATDYIIVCNNYNATNEFWDGIMQLISPSLEYFVQNILNTEEELTEFKDFMCIFIAILENYELNIDSLYAFLISIFKKFCKLATNAFEEEFQVLLNDDDFMPLTINDRQLYEKVTKICWMKDSDDMLVEQNGNDDDFIVTLPFSPLYPMTCTLIKKTYTKLISFISSFFRHELHTVNSILVTTVDHLFNDIVNHKIRAKLDTTSREEIAQILINLDYFIIAANKFSKLMETENIMQNPDIGIKLSSINNYEESRKQAESQLIELIDNKVSDILETVELDWNATVTREEPDFSIVDIAQFLEMMFSSTLVNLPYSVQTLLIFREFDSLTTQFLNILLHETPAKITKESVLNFEVDIKYLKSIISRIFPSSDGIEDEENDLNGLRAPPTPISQVNNSIHSPSLIENNIKSLKATFTELEQCLDLLKLDNVEEYSDPEIRMRRFARIRPDDASILLNKVKPITSQREVVSASRDSTSPLPMESLNTHRIAKFFKNKK; via the coding sequence ATGACTCAGGATAATCAAACTGATATTTCATCAGGCCTTCAGCAGGTCATATTGTCTACTAGTGTTGTGGGGAAAAATAATAGGGAGAAAGAGTTACAATACAGGAAAATTGATAAGATTCAAGATTTTAATGATGTTTCTGATGGTAGATCCATAGAcgatttttttgaattggaTTCACTGACATTTGATAAGTGGGTTCCATTATTAAGAAAATCGATCGAGGCTGAACAACTACATCCTCTCGTGGATAACTTGTATAATTCTATTGATGATCATTTTGAAGGTTTAGAGACACAATTATTACAAGATGCACAAATAAGTGATAAACTGAAAACATCAATACCtcaaatatcaaatatcCAAGACATTATAGAGGGATCATTAAGTGctgatatttcaaatttacaaaatgcATTAACAAAATCCACAACTGAggttattttaaaaaaagaagtttatcttaataataaaaaaatttcatcaaaagTCAAAGAGACTTCAATATTGATAAGTAAAGTTTTAAGAATATTAGAATTAGCAAATAATTGTCAAGACTTAATCattgaaaagaattttttcaaagcgttacaaaatattgaaactttaGAACAGATTTATTTGcaagaattcaaaaattataatttccaattcttaaatgaaatttatGGTTCCATcccatttttaaaatcttctATTAAAGATGAATGTGttaatttgattaaaaattcttttaatttgaatttagGTAAAAATCTACTAACTGTGGGtgatcaattttttcaagtTTATCGGGATGAATTATTACCTGTATGGATAGAGGTTAAAGATACAATGAAATTAggtaattttaaatttaattcgCCTATAGAAATATCATTAAGAGatcaaaatataacatCAAAGCTAAATTTATCTAACTTTTTCGATTTAGACGAGTTTCACGAttctattttaatattcCAAAAACTAAATGAATTCGATTATTTGTTTACAGAATTGACTACCGAATATGCTTtcagaaaaaataaaattattcatcCTTTATCATGGAAAAATGCTACAAATGGTATTTCTAATACACCTGGCAGTTCAGGAAATACAGGCAATGCGAATAATAGTGGAAATTCTGAAGCATTTCAGAAACTACTTTCggtaaaatttttaaaagaatatttcCTGAAATTGCTTGggtttttattatatgataTAAACTTGAATAGAGCAACAGATTACATTATTGtttgtaataattataaCGCAACCAATGAATTTTGGGATGGAATAATGCAACTAATATCACCATCATTAGAATACTttgttcaaaatatattgaacaCTGAGGAAGAATTAACTGAATTTAAGGATTTTATGTGTATATTCATTGCAATATTAGAGAACTACGAACTGAATATTGATTCATTATatgcatttttaatatcaatctTCAAAAAGTTCTGCAAGCTCGCGACTAATGCATTTGAGGAGGAATTTCAAGTTCTGctaaatgatgatgatttcaTGCCTTTGACAATAAATGATAGGCAATTATATGAAAAGGTGACAAAAATTTGTTGGATGAAAGATAGTGATGACATGCTAGTAGAACAAAATGGAAATGATGACGATTTCATAGTTACATTACCATTTTCACCTTTATACCCAATGACATGTACATTGATAAAAAAGACATATACAAAGTTAATCTCTTTTATTTCAAGCTTTTTCCGTCATGAATTACACACAGTCAATTCTATATTAGTCACAACAGTCgatcatttatttaatgatatcGTAAACCACAAGATACGTGCAAAATTAGATACTACATCAAGAGAAGAAATTGCTCAAattttaatcaatttaGATTATTTCATCATCGCAGCTAATAAATTTAGTAAATTAATGGAAACAGAAAATATCATGCAGAACCCAGATATTGgtattaaattatcttctattaataattatgaaGAAAGTAGAAAGCAAGCCGAATCCCAATTGATCGAATTGATCGATAATAAAGTATCTGACATTCTTGAGACAGTTGAGTTAGACTGGAATGCTACTGTCACTAGAGAAGAGCcagatttttcaatagtCGATATTGCACAATTTTTAGAAATGATGTTTTCGTCAACATTAGTAAATTTACCATATAGTGTACAAACTCTACTTATATTTAGAGAGTTCGATTCTTTAACCAcacaatttttgaatatattacttCATGAAACTCCAGCTAAGATTACAAAAGAAAGtgtattaaattttgaagttgatatcaaatatttaaagagCATAATTTCAAGAATTTTCCCAAGTTCTGATGGtattgaagatgaagaaaatgatttgAATGGTTTGCGTGCACCACCTACTCCAATCTCACAGGTCAATAACTCTATTCACTCACCATCactaattgaaaataatattaagtCATTAAAGGCTACCTTTACCGAGTTGGAACAATGCCTTGACCTTCTAAAATTAGATAATGTAGAAGAATATTCTGACCCAGAGATCAGAATGAGGAGATTTGCCCGTATTAGACCAGACGATGCCTCTATTCTACTCAATAAAGTAAAACCTATAACGTCCCAGAGAGAAGTAGTTTCAGCCTCGCGGGACTCAACTAGTCCATTACCAATGGAATCATTGAATACTCATAGAATTGCTAAATTCtttaagaataaaaaataa
- the TAN1 gene encoding putative tRNA acetyltransferase (similar to Saccharomyces cerevisiae TAN1 (YGL232W); ancestral locus Anc_3.553), translated as MQELGLLFEEKMEEMYRKELKELSEEQNPEQNADENESEEELSIEDQIKQELSELKPKTNDDGSKIRKKDPLSFIDLNCECVIFCKTRKPIVPEDFVKKIIEDLADPNDMQKRTRYVMKLTPITNSCNATMEQFILLLNRVLAPHFHEADKAEKSIKFAVDLTRRNFNTIERMDLITQVVKQVIKDGKYKHVVDLKAYDKLILVECFKNNIGVSVVDGSFGSKYKKYNVQQIFEAKMKAKDKQNEQK; from the coding sequence ATGCAAGAGTTAGGTTTActatttgaagaaaaaatggaaGAAATGTACagaaaagaattaaaagaaCTATCAGAAGAACAGAATCCAGAACAAAATGcagatgaaaatgaatctGAAGAGGAGCTTTCAATTGAAGACCAAATTAAACAAGAATTGTCTGAATTAAAACCAAAAACTAACGATGATGGttcaaaaattagaaaGAAGGATCCACTATCTTTTATAGATTTGAATTGTGAATGTGTTATATTTTGCAAAACTCGTAAACCTATTGTACCAGAAGATTTtgtgaaaaaaattattgaagatttaGCTGATCCAAATGATATGCAAAAGAGAACTCGTTACGTCATGAAATTAACACCAATAACAAACTCTTGTAACGCAACAATGGaacaatttatattattattaaatcgTGTGTTAGCACCACATTTCCATGAAGCTGATAAAGCAGAAAAGAGCATTAAATTTGCAGTTGATTTAACAAGACGTAATTTCAACACTATAGAAAGAATGGATTTGATAACACAAGTAGTGAAACAGGTCATTAAAGATGGGAAATATAAACATGTCGTTGATTTAAAAGCttatgataaattaattctCGTGGAGTgttttaaaaacaatattggTGTATCAGTAGTCGATGGAAGTTTTGGTTCAAAATACAAGAAATATAATGTTcaacaaatatttgaagCTAAGATGAAAGCTAAAGATAAACAAAATGAACAGAAATAg
- the EMC4 gene encoding chaperone EMC4 (similar to Saccharomyces cerevisiae YGL231C; ancestral locus Anc_3.552), which produces MSSNDKIHGWAVNLINDSYLKSIKDGTSRKLPSPPGFKGAISKKDAAPSINNKDLKDFQIQRSWEIATQPARSIPMNMFMSYMSGTSLQIIPIMTALMLLSGPIKAIFSVKSNFKPLLGHKNGITENEIYCHMLVYILFQVALMLIGLHKLYSMGLFPTTKSDWVSWEKPIQMLDSLQIFMF; this is translated from the coding sequence ATGTCCAGTAATGATAAAATCCACGGATGGGCAGtcaatttaattaatgattCATATCTCAAGTCAATTAAGGATGGAACCTCAAGAAAACTTCCATCTCCACCTGGATTCAAGGGGGCTATTTCGAAGAAAGACGCTGCACcttcaataaataataaagatcTGAAGGACTTTCAGATACAGAGGTCTTGGGAAATTGCAACACAGCCTGCCAGATCAATTCCAATGAATATGTTTATGTCTTACATGTCTGGTACATCTTTACAAATTATTCCAATAATGACAGCTTTGATGTTATTATCAGGACCTATAAAAGCTATATTCTCTGTGAAATCAAATTTCAAACCATTGTTAGGTCATAAAAATGGGATAactgaaaatgaaatatattgtcATATGTTAGTCTACATCTTATTTCAAGTAGCTTTGATGCTAATTGGGCTTCATAAACTTTATTCAATGGGTCTATTTCCAACTACGAAAAGTGATTGGGTTTCATGGGAGAAACCAATTCAAATGCTAGATTCTCTGCAaatttttatgttttaa
- the IRC6 gene encoding Irc6p (similar to Saccharomyces cerevisiae YFR043C; ancestral locus Anc_3.550) — protein sequence MRPRDKLLVLFSNDEEVTKIKSFILQKVFKLDNSILENGYNVSILKDLVWENKYYSLNYDLYVDEYDNIETWIKEYISKECDVLREVLSGIIIIDKFDNKTDTNELLSISKSLSVNKGSENIFNIFINTNMDFEDSKLEEINDSILASEFDHAIEFLKISYSDIDENISFVPMDNVTKYGERVGLSRAIDIIDTSDWEGCIRVMTKQKTSIKNKEIRQDNDNEEHNNLDLLLKQLHIAREQFNASQNKIEAEKLANDLAEEISKLI from the coding sequence ATGAGACCAAgagataaattattagtaCTGTTTTCTAATGATGAAGAGGTGACTAAgattaaatcatttatcTTGCAAAAGGTATTTAAACTGgataattcaatattgGAAAATGGTTATAATGTAAGCATTCTAAAAGATTTAGTTTGGgagaataaatattatagcTTAAATTATGATTTATATGTTGACGAGTATGATAATATCGAAACTTGGATCAAAGAATATATCAGCAAGGAGTGTGATGTTTTACGGGAAGTTTTATCTGGAATCATAATAATAGACAAGTTCGATAATAAAACCGATACCAACGAATTATTGTCAATTAGTAAGAGTCTATCTGTTAATAAAGGCAGTGAGAATATCTTTAACATTTTCATAAACACAAATATGGATTTTGAGGATTCTAAGTTAGAAGAAATCAATGATTCAATATTAGCTTCCGAGTTTGATCATGCAATAGAGTTCTTGAAGATAAGTTATTCTGACATCgatgaaaatattagttTTGTTCCAATGGACAATGTTACTAAATATGGGGAAAGGGTTGGTTTATCAAGGGCTATAGATATTATAGATACGTCTGATTGGGAGGGCTGTATACGAGTAATGACTAAACAGAAGACTTCGataaaaaacaaagaaatacGACAAGATAATGACAATGAGGAGcataataatttagattTGCTACTAAAACAGTTGCATATAGCAAGAGAACAGTTTAACGCTTCGCAAAATAAAATCGAGGCAGAGAAGTTAGCTAATGACTTAGCAGAGGAAATTTCGAAGTTAATTTGA
- the KEG1 gene encoding Keg1p (similar to Saccharomyces cerevisiae YFR042W; ancestral locus Anc_3.549): MAIIALDRLIHRLYQYYQISTTFLYVALIARWIILFPLVSSKFLPGGIHEFLIYLLGISSIVEMLWQFYFHGVIRSLKSRTVLKDMNFIYLVRVIHFYDDYEHAVILKNTSYSSFILALGFTQAYSHFNKIFKGNKVSKRSWFWKINAFIMLPTLYLSEFYLLLLNLNNYNYHSTLLLDKINYLVLIVFLPLSCLLYKGEFTSSSMQRV, encoded by the coding sequence ATGGCCATAATAGCGCTTGACAGGCTGATACACAGATTGTACCAATACTATCAAATTAGTACTACATTCTTATATGTTGCATTGATAGCAAGATGGATTATACTTTTTCCTTTAGTatcatctaaatttttACCAGGTGGTATAcatgaatttttaatatatcttttaGGTATTTCGAGTATTGTGGAAATGTTATGGCAGTTCTACTTCCATGGAGTTATTAGAAGTTTAAAATCTAGAACTGTTTTAAAAGAcatgaattttatttacttAGTAAGAGTTATTCACTTCTACGATGATTATGAACATGCtgttattttaaagaatacTAGTTATTCGAGTTTCATTTTAGCTTTGGGATTCACACAGGCATACTCtcattttaataaaatttttaaggGAAATAAAGTCAGTAAGAGAAGTTGGTTTTGGAAGATTAATGCTTTCATAATGTTACCAACATTATATCTAAGTGAATTCtatttattacttttaaaCCTTAACAACTATAATTATCATTCAACTCTTTTACTAgacaaaattaattatttggtattaattgtatttttacCACTGTCATGCTTGTTGTACAAAGGTGAATTTACTAGCAGCTCTATGCAACGTGTATAA